The Syntrophorhabdus sp. genome has a segment encoding these proteins:
- a CDS encoding tRNA-dihydrouridine synthase family protein: MPTPSIHVRGLEICPPLLQAPMAGLTHSALRQIVSGFGGAGLFSTEMLLARRLPTENPGISPYLVRTAREKPLSYQLLVSGDMDVGPAMDKLHDLGADAVDLNMGCPDWSVGRSGAGFALMENPESARLLVRAARSRTGLPLTAKIRLGVGLDEPRLKDFCTMLEGEGIDLLSVHARLKKEPFARRPRWEWVLRIKEWLAIPVIANGGVFTVEDAKDCLRVSGADGLMLGRGAIVRPWLFAEIAREVYGCDIAAPRVSLPLLYDRFTSLIKELFPPERRLGRLKEFTHYFAGNYTFGHQLSSRVQGSRTMTQAEERAADFFQKNPEEGITNSPNSNDQINRQ; the protein is encoded by the coding sequence ATGCCGACGCCCTCCATCCACGTTCGGGGCCTCGAGATCTGTCCGCCCCTTCTTCAGGCTCCCATGGCGGGGCTCACCCACAGCGCCCTCAGGCAGATCGTCTCGGGATTCGGCGGGGCCGGCCTTTTCTCCACGGAAATGCTCCTCGCCAGGAGACTGCCCACAGAGAACCCCGGTATATCCCCCTACCTTGTCAGGACGGCCCGGGAGAAACCCCTGTCCTATCAGCTCCTCGTTTCCGGGGACATGGATGTCGGCCCGGCCATGGACAAGCTTCACGACCTTGGGGCCGACGCGGTCGACCTCAACATGGGATGTCCCGACTGGTCCGTGGGGAGATCGGGCGCAGGGTTTGCCTTGATGGAGAATCCGGAAAGCGCGCGGCTCCTGGTAAGGGCGGCAAGATCAAGGACGGGCCTGCCGCTCACGGCGAAGATACGTCTCGGCGTCGGGCTCGACGAGCCCCGCCTGAAAGACTTCTGCACCATGCTCGAGGGCGAGGGCATCGACCTGCTTTCCGTCCACGCCCGGCTGAAGAAGGAACCCTTTGCCAGAAGGCCGCGATGGGAATGGGTTCTCAGGATAAAGGAATGGCTCGCCATCCCCGTCATCGCCAACGGGGGAGTATTCACGGTGGAGGACGCGAAGGACTGCCTGCGCGTCTCGGGCGCCGACGGGCTCATGCTGGGTCGTGGCGCGATCGTCAGGCCCTGGCTCTTCGCGGAGATCGCCCGCGAGGTCTATGGCTGCGACATCGCCGCGCCCCGCGTATCTTTGCCCCTGCTGTACGACAGGTTCACGAGCCTCATAAAAGAGCTTTTTCCGCCCGAGCGCCGGCTCGGCAGGCTCAAGGAGTTCACCCACTATTTTGCCGGGAACTACACCTTCGGCCACCAGCTCAGCTCACGCGTCCAGGGCAGCCGCACCATGACACAGGCCGAAGAAAGGGCCGCCGATTTCTTTCAGAAGAATCCCGAGGAGGGAATAACCAATTCACCAAATTCCAATGACCAGATAAACAGACAATAA